Proteins encoded in a region of the Raphanus sativus cultivar WK10039 chromosome 8, ASM80110v3, whole genome shotgun sequence genome:
- the LOC108822169 gene encoding pre-mRNA-processing factor 39-1-like isoform X1 yields the protein MGESQAMVAEGYNASAATVESNVVDSSQSVTNVSLVNGTGPEGGGSAAPVENGNATENVPVTAPGAGHVDNADSALSPEEERLWSIVRANSSEFNAWTALIEETERIAQDNIAKIRKVYDAFLAEFPLCYGYWKKYADHEARVGAMDKVVEVYERAVLGVTYSVDIWLHYCVFAINTYGDPDTIRSLFERALVYVGTDFLVSPLWDKYIEYEHMQQAWSRLAMIYTRILENPIQNIDRYFSNFKELAETRPLSELRSAEESETVAVASDASETAPSESDGKADEGKSLADGTSEPSKLESAGSTDPEEMKKFIGVREAMYIKAKEFESKIIGFEMAIRRPYFHVRPLNVAELENWHNYLDFIESDGDFNKVVKLYERCLVACANYPEYWIRYVLSMGASGSMDLADNALARATQVFVKRQPEIHLFAARLKEQKGDIAGARAAFQLLHSEISPGLLEAVIKHANMEQRLGNLDDAFSVYEQVIAVEKGKENSILLPLLYAQYSRFSYLVLRDAEKARKIIVEALDHVQPSKHFMEALIFFETILPPPRKIEYLDPLVENLIKPNVDTQNTPSSTEREEISLIYIEFLDLFGDVETIKKAEDRHCKLFLPHRSRSELRKRSADEFLSSDRTKLAKTYNDTTPAQPVSNAYPNAPAQWSGGYAAQPQAWPQPQAAPAQPQQWNPAYGQQQAAYGAYGGYPAGYAAPQAPTPVPQAAAYGAYPAQAYPAAATAPVAAPVQQPAAAAPQAYYNTYY from the exons ATGGGAGAAAGCCAGGCCATGGTTGCTGAGGGCTATAATGCTTCTGCTGCTACCGTGGAATCGAATGTTGTTGATTCTTCTCAATCagtcactaatgtttctttggTCAATGGGACTGGCCCTGAAGGTGGTGGTTCTGCTGCGCCAGTTGAGAATGGGAATGCAACGGAGAATGTGCCTGTAACAGCTCCAGGAGCAGGGCATGTAGACAATGcgg ACTCTGCTCTTTCACCAGAAGAGGAGCGCCTATGGAGTATTGTAAGGGCTAATTCTTCAGAGTTTAATGCTTGGACTGCCCTGATTGAAGAAACAGAGAGGATAGCTCAG GACAATATAGCAAAAATACGGAAGGTGTATGATGCTTTCCTAGCTGAATTCCCTCTGTGTTATGGCTACTGGAAAAAGTATGCGGATCATGAGGCTCGGGTGGGGGCAATGGACAAAGTCGTGGAGGTTTATGAAAGAGCAGTGCTGGGGGTGACATATTCAGTAGACATATGGCTGCATTATTGCGTTTTTGCCATCAATACATATGGGGATCCAGACACGATCAGAAG CCTTTTTGAACGTGCTTTGGTTTACGTTGGAACTGATTTTCTGGTCTCTCCATTGTGGGACAAATACATTGAGTACGAGCACATGCAGCAGGCCTGGAGCCGACTTGCCATGATTTACACCAGAATATTGGAGAATCCTATTCAGAATATTGATAGATACTTCAGCAA CTTTAAGGAACTAGCTGAAACGCGTCCTCTGTCGGAGCTAAGGAGTGCTGAGGAATCTGAAACAGTTGCTGTTGCTAGTGATGCGTCTGAAACTGCACCATCTGAATCTGATGGAAAGGCAGATGAAGGAAAATCTCTAGCTGATGGTACCTCTGAACCATCTAAATTGGAAAGTGCTGGTTCAACTGATCCTGAGGAAATGAAGAAATTCATTGGCGTCAGAGAAGCCATGTATATCAAAGCCAAAGAGTTTGAATCTAAGATCATTGGTTTTGAAATGGCTATAAGAAGGCCTTATTTCCATGTGCGGCCTCTCAATGTAGCAGAGCTGGAGAATTGGCATAATTATCTGGACTTCATAGAGAGCGATGGAGACTTCAATAAG GTGGTCAAGCTGTATGAGAGATGTTTAGTTGCCTGCGCAAATTACCCTGAGTACTGGATTCGATATGTATTAAGCATGGGAGCTAGTGGAAGTATGGACCTTGCAGACAACGCCCTTGCTAGAGCAACTCAAGTCTTTGTCAAG AGACAACCAGAAATCCACCTTTTTGCTGCTCGATTAAAAGAGCAGAAAGGGGATATAGCTGGTGCTAGAGCTGCATTCCAGTTACTGCACTCTGAAATTTCTCCCGGGCTTCTTGAAGCAGTAATTAAACATGCAAACATGGAACAACGACTA GGAAATTTGGATGATGCTTTCTCCGTGTATGAGCAAGTGATTGCTGTTGAAAAAGGCAAAGAGAACTCTATATTACTGCCGCTGCTGTATGCGCAGTATTCAAGGTTCTCATACTTG GTTTTACGTGACGCTGAGAAGGCTAGGAAGATTATAGTTGAAGCTCTTGACCACGTCCAGCCGTCAAAACATTTCATGGAAGCGCTGATTTTTTTCGAGACCATTCTGCCACCACCAAGAAAGATAGAGTACCTTGACCCACTCGTTGAGAATTTGATAAAGCCAAATGTAGACACCCAGAACACTCCAAGTTCCACTGAGAGAGAAGAGATATCGTTAATCTATATAGAG TTCCTGGATCTTTtcggagatgttgagaccataAAAAAAGCGGAAGATCGGCACTGTAAGCTCTTTTTACCTCACCGGAGCAGGTCAGAGTTGAGAAAGCGTAGCGCAGATGAGTTTCTCTCTTCAGATAGGACGAAATTGGCCAAAACTTACAATGACACTACGCCTGCTCAGCCAGTGTCCAATGCATATCCAAATGCACCGGCTCAATGGTCCGGTGGTTATGCTGCACAGCCTCAAGCTTGGCCACAGCCACAAGCAGCTCCTGCACAACCACAGCAGTGGAACCCTGCTTATGGCCAGCAGCAG GCTGCGTATGGAGCATATGGTGGCTATCCCGCTGGCTATGCTGCTCCACAAGCACCAACACCCGTGCCACAAGCCGCTGCTTATGGCGCATATCCTGCTCAG GCATACCCAGCTGCAGCTACAGCACCAGTGGCTGCCCCGGTCCAGCAACCCGCGGCTGCTGCTCCTCAAGCTTACTACAACACGTACTACTGA
- the LOC108822169 gene encoding pre-mRNA-processing factor 39-1-like isoform X2, translating to MLLPGSLFERALVYVGTDFLVSPLWDKYIEYEHMQQAWSRLAMIYTRILENPIQNIDRYFSNFKELAETRPLSELRSAEESETVAVASDASETAPSESDGKADEGKSLADGTSEPSKLESAGSTDPEEMKKFIGVREAMYIKAKEFESKIIGFEMAIRRPYFHVRPLNVAELENWHNYLDFIESDGDFNKVVKLYERCLVACANYPEYWIRYVLSMGASGSMDLADNALARATQVFVKRQPEIHLFAARLKEQKGDIAGARAAFQLLHSEISPGLLEAVIKHANMEQRLGNLDDAFSVYEQVIAVEKGKENSILLPLLYAQYSRFSYLVLRDAEKARKIIVEALDHVQPSKHFMEALIFFETILPPPRKIEYLDPLVENLIKPNVDTQNTPSSTEREEISLIYIEFLDLFGDVETIKKAEDRHCKLFLPHRSRSELRKRSADEFLSSDRTKLAKTYNDTTPAQPVSNAYPNAPAQWSGGYAAQPQAWPQPQAAPAQPQQWNPAYGQQQAAYGAYGGYPAGYAAPQAPTPVPQAAAYGAYPAQAYPAAATAPVAAPVQQPAAAAPQAYYNTYY from the exons ATGCTTTTACCAGGAAG CCTTTTTGAACGTGCTTTGGTTTACGTTGGAACTGATTTTCTGGTCTCTCCATTGTGGGACAAATACATTGAGTACGAGCACATGCAGCAGGCCTGGAGCCGACTTGCCATGATTTACACCAGAATATTGGAGAATCCTATTCAGAATATTGATAGATACTTCAGCAA CTTTAAGGAACTAGCTGAAACGCGTCCTCTGTCGGAGCTAAGGAGTGCTGAGGAATCTGAAACAGTTGCTGTTGCTAGTGATGCGTCTGAAACTGCACCATCTGAATCTGATGGAAAGGCAGATGAAGGAAAATCTCTAGCTGATGGTACCTCTGAACCATCTAAATTGGAAAGTGCTGGTTCAACTGATCCTGAGGAAATGAAGAAATTCATTGGCGTCAGAGAAGCCATGTATATCAAAGCCAAAGAGTTTGAATCTAAGATCATTGGTTTTGAAATGGCTATAAGAAGGCCTTATTTCCATGTGCGGCCTCTCAATGTAGCAGAGCTGGAGAATTGGCATAATTATCTGGACTTCATAGAGAGCGATGGAGACTTCAATAAG GTGGTCAAGCTGTATGAGAGATGTTTAGTTGCCTGCGCAAATTACCCTGAGTACTGGATTCGATATGTATTAAGCATGGGAGCTAGTGGAAGTATGGACCTTGCAGACAACGCCCTTGCTAGAGCAACTCAAGTCTTTGTCAAG AGACAACCAGAAATCCACCTTTTTGCTGCTCGATTAAAAGAGCAGAAAGGGGATATAGCTGGTGCTAGAGCTGCATTCCAGTTACTGCACTCTGAAATTTCTCCCGGGCTTCTTGAAGCAGTAATTAAACATGCAAACATGGAACAACGACTA GGAAATTTGGATGATGCTTTCTCCGTGTATGAGCAAGTGATTGCTGTTGAAAAAGGCAAAGAGAACTCTATATTACTGCCGCTGCTGTATGCGCAGTATTCAAGGTTCTCATACTTG GTTTTACGTGACGCTGAGAAGGCTAGGAAGATTATAGTTGAAGCTCTTGACCACGTCCAGCCGTCAAAACATTTCATGGAAGCGCTGATTTTTTTCGAGACCATTCTGCCACCACCAAGAAAGATAGAGTACCTTGACCCACTCGTTGAGAATTTGATAAAGCCAAATGTAGACACCCAGAACACTCCAAGTTCCACTGAGAGAGAAGAGATATCGTTAATCTATATAGAG TTCCTGGATCTTTtcggagatgttgagaccataAAAAAAGCGGAAGATCGGCACTGTAAGCTCTTTTTACCTCACCGGAGCAGGTCAGAGTTGAGAAAGCGTAGCGCAGATGAGTTTCTCTCTTCAGATAGGACGAAATTGGCCAAAACTTACAATGACACTACGCCTGCTCAGCCAGTGTCCAATGCATATCCAAATGCACCGGCTCAATGGTCCGGTGGTTATGCTGCACAGCCTCAAGCTTGGCCACAGCCACAAGCAGCTCCTGCACAACCACAGCAGTGGAACCCTGCTTATGGCCAGCAGCAG GCTGCGTATGGAGCATATGGTGGCTATCCCGCTGGCTATGCTGCTCCACAAGCACCAACACCCGTGCCACAAGCCGCTGCTTATGGCGCATATCCTGCTCAG GCATACCCAGCTGCAGCTACAGCACCAGTGGCTGCCCCGGTCCAGCAACCCGCGGCTGCTGCTCCTCAAGCTTACTACAACACGTACTACTGA
- the LOC108822168 gene encoding uncharacterized protein LOC108822168, whose protein sequence is MTESMWSHDQPSPQPSPKPVARQRSRSIFRLLVQREISPKTKSVPRKRWGVSRRCVTAADSPCGTSREPVSEQRHNLISWVEAESLQHLSATYCPLMPPPRSTIAAAFSSDGRTLASTHGDHTVKIIDCETGKCLKVLSGHRRTPWVVRFHPRHSEIVASGSLDHEVRLWNAKTSDCIRSHDFYRPIASIAFHAEGDILAVASGHKLHIWHYDKTGEDSTPAIVLKTRRSLRAVHFHPHGVPLLLTAEVTDIDSPDSAMTRATSPGYLRYPPPAIFFTNTQSGSHTSMAAELPLVPLPYLLLPSYSPDDPRIQHSTATTGPRSAPSRFQSNQSSVEHGSSRTMSTPPPPPLPLAMSGDLAGSPHVPENSLARARASTTAVDAMDIDEAQPVGGNRIPRQVSSQSDLLDFGQFQQLFHSRDRVSWELPFLQGWLMAQSQAGVLPTGGSGTAPPHAGSSSASHSSTASLEAAVASLEIPGGVNLYGVSASGHTRDRTRFAGSGLAGGLPSRNAQQEGTEAQPVVNRLPSELATSIAAAELPCTVKLRVWSHDIKDPCAILRSDKCRLAIHHAVLCSEMGAHFSPCGKYLAACVACVIPHAEADPGLQTLVQQDSGLATSPTRHPVTAHQVMYELRVYSLEKETFGSVLVSRAIRAAHCLTSIQFSPNSEHILLAYGRRHGSLLRSIVSDGETTSHFFTVLEIYRVSDMELVRILPSAEDEVNVACFHPSPGGGLVYGTKEGKLRIFRYNTAAASNLTAPNSSPEENLAEVQTYALEC, encoded by the exons ATGACGGAATCTATGTGGTCACACGATCAACCTTCTCCTCAGCCCTCACCAAAACCAGTGGCTCGCCAAAG GTCTAGGAGCATCTTCAGGTTACTGGTTCAGAGAGAGATTTCACCTAAAACAAAGTCTGTGCCACGGAAACGATGGGGAGTTAGCCGCCGATGTGTTACTGCTGCTGATTCACCCTGTGGAACCAGTAGGGAACCTGTGAGCGAGCAGAGACATAATCTTATTTCATG GGTTGAGGCAGAGTCATTGCAGCATTTGTCTGCTACCTACTGTCCTCTTATGCCTCCTCCGAGGTCAACTATTGCAGCCGCTTTTAGTTCTGATGGAAGAACTCTTGCTTCTACGCA TGGTGACCACACTGTTAAGATTATTGACTGTGAGACTGGAAAATGCTTAAAAGTTCTGAGCGGCCACCGGAGGACACCATGGGTG GTCAGATTCCACCCACGCCACTCAGAAATAGTTGCTAGTGGAAGTTTAGATCATGAGGTGCGCTTGTGGAATGCAAAAACTTCAGATTGTATTAGATCTCATGATTTCT ATCGACCTATTGCTTCTATAGCTTTCCACGCTGAAGGTGATATACTTGCTGTTGCATCTGGTCATAAG tTGCACATATGGCATTACGATAAGACAGGGGAGGACTCAACACCAGCAATTGTTTTGAAGACGAGGCGCTCCCTGAGAGCTGTACACTTTCATCCACATGGGGTTCCTCTTCTCTTGACTGCAGAG GTGACTGACATTGATTCACCAGATTCCGCAATGACTAGAGCAACATCTCCAGGCTATTTGCGATATCCACCTCCTGCTATTTTCTTCACCAACACGCAGAGTGGCAGTCATACTAGTATGGCAGCGGAACTGCCACTTGTGCCGTTACCGTACTTGCTTTTGCCTTCATATTCTCCTGATGATCCAAGAATCCAACATTCCACTGCTACTACTGGTCCAAGGAGTGCTCCATCAAGGTTTCAGAGTAATCAAAGTTCAGTAGAACACGGCAGCAGCAGAACAATGTCtactcctccacctcctcctcttCCCTTGGCTATGTCCGGCGATCTTGCTGGATCCCCTCATGTCCCAGAAAACTCCCTAGCTAGAGCTAGAGCTTCGACCACAGCTGTTGATGCTATGGATATAGACGAAGCTCAACCTGTTGGAGGAAATAGAATTCCCAGGCAAGTGTCAAGTCAGTCAGATTTACTTGATTTTGGACAATTTCAGCAATTATTTCACTCCAGAGACAGAGTTTCGTGGGAGTTACCTTTTCTACAAGGGTGGTTGATGGCTCAAAGCCAGGCTGGTGTTCTTCCTACTGGTGGTAGTGGCACAGCTCCTCCTCATGCAGGTTCTTCTTCAGCATCTCATTCATCCACAGCCAGTCTAGAGGCTGCAGTGGCGTCATTAGAAATTCCTGGTGGTGTTAACTTATATGGAGTTTCTGCAAGCGGCCACACCAGGGACCGAACCCGCTTCGCAGGATCTGGTTTAGCAGGAGGTCTTCCCTCTCGTAACGCTCAACAGGAAGGAACTGAAGCTCAACCTGTGGTGAACAGACTCCCGTCTGAACTGGCTACTTCCATTGCTGCTGCAGAGTTGCCTTGTACTGTCAAACTTAGAGTGTGGTCACATGACATCAAAGACCCATGTGCAATACTAAGGTCCGACAAGTGCCGATTAGCAATACATCACGCTGTTCTTTGCAG TGAAATGGGAGCTCATTTTTCTCCATGTGGGAAATATTTAGCGGCCTGTGTAGCATGTGTTATTCCTCATGCTGAGGCAGATCCTGGTTTGCAGACTCTGGTCCAACAAGATTCAGGCCTTGCAACTTCCCCTACTCGGCATCCTGTCACAGCACATCAAGTCATGTATGAACTTCGTGTGTATTCTCTCGAAAAGGAAAC ATTCGGTTCAGTACTTGTTTCACGGGCAATTAGGGCTGCACATTGCTTGACCTCTATCCAG TTCTCTCCAAACTCCGAGCACATATTGCTTGCATATGGTCGGCGTCATGGTTCTCTTTTGAGGAGCATTGTGAGTGATGGAGAAACAACATCACATTTTTTCACAGTGTTGGAG ATTTACAGAGTTTCAGATATGGAATTGGTGAGAATACTTCCAAGCGCAGAGGATGAAGTTAATGTCGCTTGCTTCCATCCTTCTCCTGGAGGAGGTCTTGTTTATGGTACAAAG gAGGGGAAGCTTAGGATCTTCCGGTACAACACAGCTGCTGCTTCCAACCTCACTGCACCAAACAGCTCACCTGAGGAGAACTTGGCCGAG GTGCAGACTTATGCATTAGAATGCTAG
- the LOC108818970 gene encoding eukaryotic translation initiation factor 2 subunit gamma-like yields MSRNKGLAEQDLSKLDVTVLHTLSPEVISRQATINIGTIGHVAHGKSTVVKAISGVQTVRFKNELERNITIKLGYANAKIYKCEDDKCPRPMCYKAYGSGKEDNPHCDVPGFENSKMKLLRHVSFVDCPGHDILMATMLNGAAIMDGALLLIAANESCPQPQTSEHLAAVEIMQLKHIIILQNKIDLIQENVAINQHEAIQKFIMNTVADGAPIVPVSAQLKYNIDVVCEYIVKKIPIPKRNFISPPNMIVIRSFDVNKPGFEVDEIKGGVAGGSILRGVLKVNQLIEIRPGIVVKDERGNPKCTPIYSRIISLYAEQNELQYAVPGGLIGVGTTMDPTLTRADRLVGQVLGEIGSLPDVFVELEVNFFLLRRLLGVRIKGSEKQGKVTKLTKGEILMLNIGSMSTGAKVVGVKNDLAKLQLTAPVCTSKGEKVALSRRVEKHWRLIGWGQIQAGTTIEVPPSPF; encoded by the exons ATGTCACGGAACAAGGGTTTGGCAGAGCAAGATCTTAGTAAATTGGATGTGACTGTGCTTCATACTCTCTCTCCTGAGGTCATTTCTCGCCAAGCTACAATCAACATAG GAACCATTGGGCATGTCGCTCATGGAAAGTCCACTGTTGTCAAAGCTATATCTGGTGTCCAG ACTGTTCGTTTTAAGAATGAGCTGGAGCGTAATATCACCATTAAGCTTGGATATGCAAATGCCAAGATTTACAAATGCGAGGATGACAAATGCCCTAGACCAATGTGCTACAA GGCATATGGAAGTGGAAAGGAAGACAACCCACATTGTGATGTCCCTGGATTTGAGAACTCCAAGATGAAACTTTTGAGGCATGTGTCTTTCGTCGATTGCCCG GGACACGATATTCTCATGGCGACCATGCTTAACGGAGCAGCCATCATGGATGGTGCACTGCTTCTTATCGCTGCAAACGAAAGCTGTCCGCAACCACAAACATCCGAACATCTTGCCGCTGTTGAGATTATGCAGCTCAAGCATATCATAATCCTTCAGAACAAGATTGATCTTATCCAAGAGAACGTTGCCATTAACCAACACGAGGCCATACAGAAATTTATAATG AACACTGTGGCAGATGGGGCCCCAATAGTCCCTGTTTCAGCCCAACTGAAATACAACATCGATGTTGTATGCGAGTACATTGTGAAGAAGATCCCAATCCCTAAGAGGAATTTCATTTCACCACCAAATATGATAGTGATTCGGTCTTTTGATGTCAACAAGCCCGGGTTTGAGGTTGATGAGATTAAAGGTGGAGTTGCAGGTGGAAGTATCCTAAGG gGTGTTTTGAAAGTGAACCAGTTGATTGAGATCCGACCTGGAATTGTTGTGAAAGACGAGCGGGGGAACCCAAAATGCACTCCAATATACTCACGCATTATTTCACTATACGCGGAGCAGAACGAGCTTCAGTATGCAGTGCCTGGAGGTCTAATAGGAGTAGGAACAACAATGGACCCAACTCTTACTCGTGCAGATCGTTTGGTCGGTCAAGTCCTTGGTGAAATAGGCTCCCTTCCTGATGTGTTTGTTGAACTCGAG GTCAACTTCTTTCTTCTACGGAGACTGTTGGGAGTGAGAATAAAGGGATCGGAGAAACAAGGGAAAGTGACAAAGCTAACAAAGGGAGAGATTCTGATGCTCAACATTGGTTCCATGTCCACTGGAGCCAAAGTAGTAGGAGTGAAGAACGATCTGGCTAAGTTGCAACTCACCGCTCCGGTTTGCACGAGCAAAGGAGAGAAAGTGGCTTTGAGTAGGCGTGTGGAAAAGCATTGGCGTCTGATTGGTTGGGGTCAGATCCAAGCTGGAACCACCATTGAAGTTCCTCCTTCACCTTTCTGA
- the LOC108819067 gene encoding uncharacterized protein LOC108819067, whose translation MAEKGVETGEKSLKEKGNEFFKAGNYLKAAALYTQAIKLDPSNATLYSNRAAAFLSLVKLSKALADAETTIKLNPQWEKGYFRKGSVLEAMEKYDDSLAAFEMALQYNPQSAEVSRKIKRLGQLQKEKQRAQELENLRSNVNMAKHLDSFKSELSANYGAEECWKEMFSFLVETMETAVKSWHETSKVDSRVYFLLDKEKTQTDKYAPVVNIDKAFESPHTHSNCFTYLRQYAEESFSKAACLVTSKSSISYPQVWKGQGSRKWKLGQNDGIFVQFESPSIRNVWFIPSSKEKGQTLCREPQGLDIGAHEILPRIFKEVSKSS comes from the exons ATGGCGGAGAAAGGAGTGGAAACAGGTGAGAAATCTCTAAAGGAGAAAGGGAACGAGTTCTTCAAAGCTGGGAACTACCTAAAAGCCGCAGCTCTCTACACTCAGGCCATCAAGCTCGATCCTTCTAACGCTACTCTTTACAG TAACCGAGCTGCTGCCTTCTTGAGTCTCGTTAAGCTTAGCAAAGCCTTAGCTGATGCTGAGACAACCATCAAACTCAACCCTCAATGGGAGAag GGGTACTTCAGGAAAGGTTCTGTGCTTGAAGCCATGGAGAAATATGATGAT TCCTTGGCTGCATTTGAAATGGCTCTACAGTACAACCCACAGAGCGCAGAAGTCTCAAGAAAGATCAAGAGGCTCGGTCAGCTGCAGAAGGAGAAACAGAGAGCTCAAGAACTCGAGAACTTGAGGTCTAATGTCAACATGGCCAAGCATCTTGACAGCTTTAAATCTGAACTG TCTGCAAACTATGGAGCTGAAGAGTGTTGGAAAGagatgttttcttttcttgttgagACCATGGAAACAGCTGTCAAGTCGTGGCACGAGACATCTAAAGTGGATAGTAGAGTCTATTTCCTTCTTGACAAAGAGAAAACACAAACCGATAAGTACGCACCAGTAGTCAACATCGATAAG GCTTTTGAGTCACCACACACACACAGTAACTGCTTCACATATCTGAGGCAATACGCAGAAGAGTCCTTTTCCAAAGCTGCTTGCCTAGTGACATCAAAGAGTAGTATATCTTACCCGCAG GTGTGGAAAGGTCAAGGCTCAAGGAAGTGGAAGCTCGGACAAAACGACGGAATCTTTGTTCAGTTTGAATCTCCATCTATTCGAAATGTTTGGTTCATTCCTAGCTCGAAAGAAAAGGGGCAAACATTATGCAg GGAGCCTCAAGGTCTAGATATCGGTGCACATGAGATTCTCCCTCGCATCTTCAAGGAAGTATCGAAGAGCTCGTAA
- the LOC108821098 gene encoding 3-ketoacyl-CoA synthase 2-like has product MKENHIQSEQTNNNLSDVTNKKLSNFLFSVCLKYVKLGYHYLISNAVYILLAATSFIFNLTNHTPLYNHLLSSTLFATVLIFLTIYFTTRPRKIFLLDFACYKPDPSLICTRETFMDRSQRAGVFSEANLAFQQNILERSGLGQKTYVPEALLRVPPNPSMSEARKEAETVMFGAIDAVLEKTGVKPKDIGILVVNCSLFNPTPSLSAMIVNKYKLRENILSYNLGGMGCSAGLISIDLVKQLLQVQANSYALVVSTENITLNWYTGNDRSMLLSNCIFRMGGAAVLLSNRSSDRCLSKYQLLHTVRTHKGADDNAFNSAYHREDKNNNSKIGVSLSKDLMKIAGEALETNITTLGPSVLPMSEQLLFLATHVSQKLFKIKPYVYDMKLAFEHFCIHAGGRAVLDEIQKNLNLSEWQMEPSRMTLNRFGNTSSSSVWYELAYIEAKGRIKRGDKTWQIGFGSGFKCNSAVWRALRSIDPSKEKTNNPWIDEIHEFPVQL; this is encoded by the exons ATGAAGGAGAATCACATTCAAAGCGAGCAGACAAACAATAATTTATCTGatgtaacaaacaaaaaactctCAAACTTCCTCTTTTCGGTATGCCTCAAATACGTTAAACTCGGCTACCATTACCTAATATCTAACGCCGTCTACATCCTCCTCGCTGCAACCTCCTTCATCTTCAACCTCACTAATCACACTCCCTTATACAACCACCTCCTCTCATCCACTCTCTTCGCCACTGTGCTTATCTTTCTAACCATCTACTTCACAACCCGTCCTCGTAAAATCTTCCTCCTCGATTTCGCTTGCTACAAACCCGACCCTTCTCTTATATGCACTCGAGAAACATTCATGGATCGGTCTCAACGTGCGGGTGTCTTCTCAGAAGCCAACCTCGCTTTCCAACAAAACATCCTTGAACGTTCCGGTTTAGGGCAGAAGACTTATGTCCCGGAGGCTCTCTTACGTGTCCCGCCGAATCCTTCTATGTCTGAAGCTAGAAAAGAAGCTGAGACGGTTATGTTTGGAGCTATAGACGCAGTGCTTGAGAAAACCGGAGTGAAGCCTAAGGATATTGGGATACTTGTGGTGAATTGTAGCTTGTTTAATCCCACACCTTCTCTATCGGCTATGATTGTGAATAAATATAAGCTCAGAGAAAACATTTTGAGCTATAATCTTGGTGGTATGGGTTGTAGTGCTGGTCTTATCTCCATTGATCTCGTTAAACAGCTTCTTCAG GTTCAAGCAAACTCGTATGCACTAGTAGTGAGCACAGAGAACATAACCCTAAACTGGTACACAGGCAACGACCGATCAATGCTTCTCTCAAACTGCATTTTCCGAATGGGCGGCGCCGCCGTTCTCCTCTCTAACCGCTCCTCCGACCGCTGCCTCTCAAAGTATCAACTACTCCACACTGTCCGCACCCACAAAGGAGCTGACGACAACGCCTTCAACAGCGCTTACCATCGCGAAGATAAGAACAACAACAGCAAAATCGGTGTCTCGCTATCAAAAGACCTAATGAAAATCGCTGGAGAAGCTCTCGAAACGAACATTACCACTCTTGGACCGTCAGTCCTACCAATGTCCGAACAACTTCTATTTTTGGCGACACACGTGTctcaaaaattatttaaaatcaaaccTTATGTTTATGATATGAAGCTAGCTTTCGAGCATTTTTGCATCCACGCAGGAGGAAGAGCAGTGCTCGATGAGATTCAGAAGAATTTGAATCTTTCCGAATGGCAGATGGAGCCTTCGAGGATGACTTTGAATAGGTTTGGGAACACTTCGAGTAGCTCGGTTTGGTATGAGCTTGCTTATATTGAAGCTAAAGGGAGGATTAAGAGAGGAGATAAGACTTGGCAGATTGGTTTTGGGTCAGGTTTTAAGTGTAATAGTGCGGTTTGGAGAGCTTTGAGAAGTATTGATCCGTCCAAGGAAAAGACTAATAATCCATGGATCGATGAGATTCATGAGTTTCCCGTACAGTTATAG